The proteins below come from a single Alosa sapidissima isolate fAloSap1 chromosome 23, fAloSap1.pri, whole genome shotgun sequence genomic window:
- the bzw1a gene encoding basic leucine zipper and W2 domain-containing protein 1-A, which translates to MNNQKQQKPTLTGQRFKTRKRDEKERFDPTQFQESIVQGLNQTGTDLEAVAKFLDASGAKLDYRRYAETLFDILVAGGMLAPGGTLSDEVTRTDYCLFTANEDLETMQAYAQVFNKLIRRYKYLEKGFEEEIKKLLLFLKGFTESERNKLAMLTGILLANGSISASILNSLFNENLVKEGVSAAFAVKLFKSWINEKDINSVAGMLRKVGMDNRLMELFPANKRSCEHFEKYFTDAGLKELSDFARNQQSIGARKELQKELQEQMSRGDNFKDIITYVREEMKKTNISEQTMIGIVWTSVMSSVEWNKKEELVTEQAIKHLKQYSPLLKAFTSQGLSEITLLLKIQEYCYDNIHFMKAFQKIVVLLYKADVLSEEAILKWYTEAHLAKGKSVFLEQMKKFVEWLKNAEEESESDEEEGD; encoded by the exons ATGAATAATCAAAAGCAGCAAAAGCCAACGCTAACCGGCCAGCGTTTTAAGACTCGGAAAAGAG ATGAAAAGGAGAGATTTGATCCTACTCAGTTTCAAGAAAGTATTGTACAAGGCTTGAATCAAACTGGCACAGATTTGGAAGCTGTGGCAAAATTTCTTGATGCCTCTGGTGCCAAGCTTGACTACCGCCGGTATGCTGAGACACTCTTCGACATCCTGGTGGCTGGCGGAATGCTGG CTCCAGGCGGTACCCTGTCAGATGAGGTGACCCGCACTGATTACTGTCTGTTCACTGCAAATGAAGACCTGGAAACCATGCAGGCTTATGCACAG GTTTTTAACAAGTTGATCAGGCGTTACAAATACCTGGAAAAGGGGTTTGAGGAGGAGATCAAGAAG TTGCTGCTGTTTCTAAAAGGGTTCACAGAGTCCGAGAGGAACAAGTTGGCCATGCTGACTGGCATCCTGCTGGCCAATGGAAGCATCTCCGCCTCTATTCTGAACAGTCTCTTCAATGAGAACCTTGTTAAAGAAG GTGTATCGGCTGCCTTCGCTGTGAAACTGTTCAAATCCTGGATCAATGAGAAGGACATCAACTCTGTCGCTGGCATGCTTCGCAAGGTTGGCATGGACAATCGTCTGATG GAGCTTTTCCCCGCAAACAAGCGAAGCTGTGAGCACTTTGAGAAGTACTTCACCGACGCCGGACTCAAAGAGCTGTCCGACTTCGCCCGAAACCAGCAGTCCATTGGGGCGCGCAAGGAGCTGCAGAAGGAGCTCCAGGAACAGATGTCTCGTGGGGACAACTTCAAAGAT ATAATAACCTATGTGAGGGAGGAGATGAAGAAGACTAACATCTCAGAGCAGACCATGATCGGGATTGTGTGGACCAGTGTAATGAGCTCCGTAGAGTGGAACAAGAAGGAGGAGCTAGTCACTGAACAAGCCATCAAACACTTGAAG CAATACAGTCCTCTCCTAAAGGCCTTCACCTCCCAGGGCCTGTCTGAGATCACGTTGCTGCTGAAGATTCAGGAGTACTGCTACGACAACATCCACTTCATGAAGGCCTTCCAGAAGATCGTCGTGCTCCTCTACAAAG CGGATGTTCTGAGCGAGGAGGCCATTTTGAAGTGGTACACGGAAGCTCACCTGGCTAAGGGTAAAAGCGTTTTCCTGGAGCAGATGAAGAAATTTGTGGAGTGGCTGAAGAATGCGGAAGAGG AATCTGAGTCTGATGAGGAAGAAGGGGATTGA